In Bacteriovorax stolpii, a single genomic region encodes these proteins:
- a CDS encoding sensor histidine kinase — protein sequence MFFWQKISLKLRLSLLFGLIFTGMLSGFCYILYTQFSKLQIAEFDTSLYNYAVDVAESLDVDKYGDVEFDSNILKLNEKILPFTLKNSFISVMDINGNVIETRPHLHETQISRLNEGIVARVLKNGASFSTMVNEKVPYRVINYLLPVLQKDTPLILQIAVPETDFLVINRNLVKFFYISVPIMLLVSLMIGYFFVGRALRPMMMIIAKTKEIEVTNLEERVPVPQSKGEIWQLADTINHLLSRLNEAFDAQDRFIQDASHQLKTPLAIMKGELEVFISEKRSEAEMTRFLESIAQEINFLTKLTNNLLILARVDSGASNLTFTKNRVDEVALTQVSRLSKLANMKKISLHLDFDSFYQASEDELSIMCDRDLLGVLFYNLIENAIKYSPESSTVTVTGESKEGMLRVRISDEGEGIETADLEKIFSRFHRLQNTATKAQGSGLGLAICKVVADSLGARIYATRNEGPGTSFIFEINQAAFGR from the coding sequence ATGTTTTTTTGGCAGAAGATCAGTTTAAAACTGAGACTGAGTTTGCTTTTCGGTCTCATTTTTACCGGTATGTTATCGGGCTTCTGTTATATTCTTTATACTCAATTCTCCAAGCTTCAAATTGCCGAATTCGACACCAGTTTATATAACTACGCTGTCGACGTGGCCGAGTCTCTGGATGTGGATAAATACGGCGATGTCGAGTTTGATTCGAACATTTTAAAACTCAATGAAAAGATTTTGCCGTTCACTTTAAAAAACAGTTTTATTTCAGTGATGGATATTAACGGCAACGTTATTGAGACCAGACCCCATTTGCATGAAACGCAAATCTCCCGTTTAAATGAGGGAATCGTTGCCCGCGTTTTGAAAAATGGTGCAAGCTTCTCGACCATGGTGAATGAGAAAGTCCCTTATCGAGTGATTAATTATCTCTTGCCGGTATTGCAAAAAGATACGCCGCTCATTCTTCAGATTGCTGTACCTGAAACAGATTTTTTAGTGATTAACCGCAATCTGGTGAAGTTTTTCTATATCAGCGTTCCGATTATGCTTTTGGTTTCCTTGATGATTGGTTATTTTTTCGTCGGACGCGCTTTAAGGCCGATGATGATGATTATCGCAAAAACCAAAGAGATTGAAGTCACTAACCTGGAAGAGCGTGTGCCCGTACCTCAAAGTAAGGGGGAGATCTGGCAGCTCGCGGATACCATTAACCATCTTTTAAGTCGATTGAATGAAGCTTTTGATGCTCAGGATAGGTTTATTCAGGATGCTTCTCACCAACTTAAAACTCCACTGGCCATTATGAAAGGTGAGTTGGAAGTTTTTATTTCAGAAAAACGCTCGGAAGCGGAAATGACTCGCTTTTTGGAGAGTATTGCCCAGGAAATTAATTTCCTGACAAAACTAACCAACAACCTTTTAATCCTTGCCCGCGTTGATAGTGGGGCCAGTAATTTAACGTTTACAAAAAACCGCGTGGATGAAGTGGCCCTGACCCAGGTGTCGAGACTCTCAAAGCTTGCCAACATGAAAAAGATCTCTCTGCATCTGGATTTTGATTCATTTTATCAGGCCTCTGAAGATGAACTCTCAATTATGTGCGATCGCGATTTATTAGGGGTGCTTTTTTATAACCTGATTGAAAACGCGATCAAATACTCCCCAGAGTCTTCGACGGTGACAGTGACCGGTGAGAGCAAGGAAGGGATGCTTCGTGTGCGCATTTCCGACGAAGGAGAGGGGATTGAGACGGCAGACCTGGAAAAGATCTTCAGCCGTTTTCACCGCCTGCAAAACACGGCCACCAAGGCCCAAGGAAGTGGTTTAGGTCTGGCCATTTGTAAAGTTGTTGCCGACTCTCTGGGCGCACGAATTTACGCCACCAGAAACGAAGGCCCTGGTACATCATTTATTTTTGAGATTAATCAGGCTGCTTTTGGGCGATAG
- a CDS encoding response regulator transcription factor produces the protein MRILIVEDQPKMASFIKKGLVAQGYMVDVSETGSGAESLVCENEYDLVVLDVNLPDQNGMDTARHLRRDGYRMPILMLTALSTTKDKINGLDSGADDYLTKPFEFEELLARIRALLRRNHGTESSKLRFGDIELDLVQRKVLRSQKEVTLTAKEFSLLEYFMRNPGRPITRVEISEHVWDVNFDTNTNVIDVYINMLRKKIDTPFDKKMIHTMVGYGYILKE, from the coding sequence ATGAGAATACTAATTGTTGAAGACCAGCCGAAAATGGCAAGCTTTATCAAAAAGGGTCTAGTGGCCCAAGGGTACATGGTAGATGTATCTGAAACAGGATCAGGGGCCGAGAGCTTGGTTTGTGAAAACGAATACGACCTGGTTGTTCTCGATGTGAATCTTCCAGATCAAAACGGAATGGACACCGCCAGACACTTAAGAAGAGATGGCTATCGCATGCCGATTCTAATGCTCACGGCACTTTCAACAACGAAAGATAAAATTAACGGACTCGACTCAGGTGCAGATGATTATCTGACAAAGCCCTTTGAGTTTGAAGAGCTTCTCGCGCGAATCAGAGCACTTCTAAGAAGAAACCATGGAACAGAGAGTTCGAAGCTTCGTTTTGGCGATATCGAACTAGACCTGGTTCAAAGAAAAGTGTTGAGAAGCCAGAAAGAAGTGACATTAACGGCAAAAGAATTTTCTTTACTTGAATATTTTATGCGCAATCCAGGACGCCCGATTACCAGAGTGGAAATCAGCGAACATGTCTGGGATGTTAATTTCGACACCAACACCAACGTTATTGATGTTTACATCAATATGCTGAGAAAAAAAATCGACACACCTTTTGACAAGAAAATGATCCATACCATGGTTGGGTATGGTTATATCTTAAAAGAGTAA